The nucleotide sequence GCCGCCGTCGTTGAGATTCCGGGCACGCTCGATGCAGTCGGAAACCTGCGCGGAGAGCAGGAAGGCCGGACGCAGCCGCGCCGCCTCTTCGCTGAACAGATCCATGCAGCGGAAGGTGAAGCCGAGCGTGGTTTTCAGATTGCCGAGGAAGGCGCCGTAAAGCTCTTCGAAGCTGTCGAACTCCTCGAGGGTGCGCCGGTATCCGGACAGCATCCGGCAGCCGGTATTCAGGCAGATGCCGCCGTTCAGCGTGAGCTCGAGGATTTTCGGGACGTTGAAGAAGCCGGTGAACAGCAGATCGCAGTTCATCCCCTGCGGAGAAAGTTCCATGCAGCCTCCGCACATATACATGGCCGCGTCCTCCGGCGCGACGCCGCCGCGGACCAGCGCCGGGACGATCGAGCGGTCGCTCAGGATCTGCGCCATGTTGTGCCCGTCCTTCAGGTACTCCGCCGCGAGTTCGAGCAGGGCCGGAGGCGGATTTTCCGGAATGCGGATGTAGACGTGCGGCGTGGTGACCGCGAGCTTCATGATGACGCGCACCATGATTTCGGAGAGCGGGTTGAACGCGCTTGAGCCGTCCGGACGGCTGCCGGCGACCATGATGGTTTCGATCCCCATATCCTTGCAGTAGTTCCGCTCATGCATGCGCAGAAAAAGCTCGGCGACCTTTTCCGTCGCCGATTCGACGGTCTCCCGCCCTGCGGCGAGGTCGCGTTCGAGGTACGGCCAGAGAAAATAGTCGAGCCGCCCCGGGCCGTTGCCGCCGTAGGGATTCTCGAACATGGTTGCAAGGTAGGAGAAATGGAACGCCTGAAGTGCTTCATGGAAGGTCCGGGCCCCGTACCGCGGCACCCGGCGGACCAGCGCAAGCTTGGCGCGGAGCTCCCGGCGGCGGACTTCGGTGCGGCAGCTCCGCAGCGCCTTTTCGAGCTTCTTTGCGTGCAGGTCGTTCCAGGCAAGCATCGCTTCGAGCAGAATGCGGCAGCCCTCCAGAAATTCCCGCCCTTCGGCGTCGGCTTTGCGGTACGATCTTCCGATTCGCCGCAGCAGCCCGGTGACGCCGGATTCGAGAATCCATTCGTAGCGCCAGCCGACATGGCCGGGCGCGCAGGACGCATAGGTGACCCACGACGGGTTTTTTCCGTCCCGGTCGGCGCCGGTCAGTTCGGCCAGGCCCGGAATTTCGCGCCGGGCGCGTTGTTCGGCGACGTAATTGCAGTCGAAATCCCGCCAGCGCGGATCGAAATCGCTGCCGCCGAGGTCACCGCAGTATTCGGTGTAAAGCTGTCCGGCCAGATAAGGGCCGCCGCCGGTGCGCACCGGCGTGTGCAGTAGCGCATATGCGAGCGAACGCGCCTGCCGCTCGCGCAGCGGCAGGCCGGCGAAACGCCCGAAAAACGCCTCGGTAATGCGGGCGCGCTTGCGTTGTTCGGGGGGACGGGCGGCGCGGCGCTCGGCCGCCCGGAGCTGTTTGATCGGGTCGAATTGATTCATGATTCCAGATTCACCATAAGATCAGGGTTCCGAATTGGCGCGGGTCCTTGCGGGGACCGATTCCGCTGGTCCATTGCAGGAAGCCTTTGCGCACGGCTCCGTCGTTGTCGTTGACGAGGAATGAGAAGCCGAGCTTCATTCCGCGCTTCGGCTTCACGCCGAGAGCGCTCCACGGCAATTCGATGTCGTAACGGGTAATTTCACCTTCACGGACCGCCTTGAACACGGCCTGTTTTTTCAGTCTTTCCGCCATGCCTCCCGGCGCGGCGAAAACGGAGAATTCCGGGCCGTTGCGGGTCAGGCCGAAGCACAGCTCGTAGTCGTCGTTGTCGTAGTTGACCGACCGGTTGCACAAGGTGTCGATGCCGATCTGGACCGAGTCGCCGTCGAACAGCGGGCCGTCCGCCTTGAACGGCTGGTGGTGGACGTCGTCCGTCACTTCGAGCGACAGCCGGAGCGAAGTGTCGTTCCATGCGGCGGTGAGCCGTCCTGAAAGATCCTTCGGGCCGCCCCAGCGGGCGTCGGAGATGACGGGGTAATACTGTTCGGCGCTGTTGAGTGCGGCTCCGGGGGGCGCGGTTTCGCCGTCGCGGGCGCACAGCAGGAAATCGACCGGGCGTTCAAGCTCAAAGGCTTCGCCGCCGGAGAGCGTTCCGTTCAGCCGGAGCCGGTTATGGTTGGAGAGCGGTTCCCGCGCGGAGAGCCGGAACCGGAACTGCGCGCTCTCTCCGGGAGCGACTCCGGAGAAGTCCGCCTTCTCCGGCTGGAACGTACCGGGGAAGTCGGCTGAAACCCGGAGTGTGCCGCTGCGCGGTTTTCTCGACAGGTTGGCGATGCCGGCGGCCAGTTCCAGCGAACCGTCGGCGCTGAGGCCGGCGGGCTCGATGCTGAGCCGGACCGGCGCTCCCGCCGTCGCTTCGAGTTCCGCCGAGGCTTTGAAGAAGCCGCGGTTGAAATCGGCGGAGGCGAGGAGCCGCAGCGGTTTGGCCGGGGCCGTTTTAAGTTCGACTTCGACCGGAATTTCGGCCGTTGCTCCGGCGGCCAGCTCGATTCGCCGGTTCCCGGATTTCGCCGTGCTGCCCGGCGGAGCCCAGACGTTCAGCTCGACCGTGCAGGCGTGCTTGAAC is from Victivallis lenta and encodes:
- a CDS encoding pyruvate formate lyase family protein, producing MNQFDPIKQLRAAERRAARPPEQRKRARITEAFFGRFAGLPLRERQARSLAYALLHTPVRTGGGPYLAGQLYTEYCGDLGGSDFDPRWRDFDCNYVAEQRARREIPGLAELTGADRDGKNPSWVTYASCAPGHVGWRYEWILESGVTGLLRRIGRSYRKADAEGREFLEGCRILLEAMLAWNDLHAKKLEKALRSCRTEVRRRELRAKLALVRRVPRYGARTFHEALQAFHFSYLATMFENPYGGNGPGRLDYFLWPYLERDLAAGRETVESATEKVAELFLRMHERNYCKDMGIETIMVAGSRPDGSSAFNPLSEIMVRVIMKLAVTTPHVYIRIPENPPPALLELAAEYLKDGHNMAQILSDRSIVPALVRGGVAPEDAAMYMCGGCMELSPQGMNCDLLFTGFFNVPKILELTLNGGICLNTGCRMLSGYRRTLEEFDSFEELYGAFLGNLKTTLGFTFRCMDLFSEEAARLRPAFLLSAQVSDCIERARNLNDGGARYNDYGSTPIGLPDAADSLYALKHAVFENGIAGKAGLLAALQSNFASDELLRLRLLKLPKFGQGDPEADGMAARLFRDVCAIYDGFSNRFGGKVKPMLMSFVFSPIAGNALGASANGHKAGVPVAQGMTPHSSSMTRGIGTAMQSANRLDLGAAPGGVASMWDLSGGLTRLDVLQGLLRSFIATGGQIFQGNTTSVEELRAARRDPESYRHLIVRVGGFSAKFTALDPQLQDEIINRHRHCV